In the Sulfurivermis fontis genome, GAGCGGCGCCAGCTCATCATCGTGCCGCGCGAGATGCCGCTGTCCGCCATCCATCTGGAACACATGCTCACCCTGGCACGCCTCGGCGTCACCGTGATGCCGGCGGCGCCCGGTTTCTATCACCGGCCGCAGCAAGTGTCCGATCTGGTGGACTTCGTGGTGGCGCGCATCCTCGATCATCTCGGCATCGAACAGCAACTCGCCCCGCGCTGGGGGGAATAGCCACGGCGATGCGCAGGTTGAACGTCCCCTTGTTTCCCCTGCATACCGTTCTGTTTCCCGGCGGCGTGTTGCCGCTGCGCATCTTCGAGCCGCGCTATCTCGACATGGTGAGCGAGAGTCTGCGTCTGGACAGTCCCTTTGGTATCTGCCTGATCCGCGAGGGGCATGAGGTGGGCGAGGCGGCCAATACCTACGACATCGGCACCCTGGCGCGTATCAACTGGTTCGAGCGGCGCGATGACGGCCTGCTCGGCATCAACGTCGAGGGTGGGCAGCGCTTTCGCATCCTCACCACCGAGGTGCAGCCGAACCAGCTGATCCGCGCCGAGGTCGAACTGCTGGCTCCGGAACCGGCAAGTGCCGTGCCGGCGGACTGCACGCCGCTGGTGGCCCTGCTGCAGGGCATATTGGATCAGCTCGATTTCCCCTACGCCAAACTGGAACGCCGCTACGAGGATGCGGCCTGGCTAGGGGCGCGTCTCACCGAGTTGTTGCCGCTCAAGCTGGAGCTGAAGCAATATCTGCTGCAGATGGATGACTCGCTGGCGCGTCTGGAACGCCTGTTGGCGATCATGGAGAGCGGCGACTTCGTGTGAGTGCGTTACACGTGGGGTCTTCCGCATCTCCCGTCCTCACGGTTGCCGCAACAGCATCACCTCACCACCATCCTGCCGTCGCTGCAGCGTGGGCTGCCAACCGGCCGCGGCGAGATCCCGTTGCAGCAAGCCCAGCGGCGTGACGAAATCGGCCAGCGTGCGCGGCACGGTAAAACTCCCCAGTACACGGCTGCTTTCCACCCAGGCGGTATTACCCAGCCACAGCGGCGTGTCGCCCGGTTGCAGGCGATGGCCGCTGGGCCACAGGCGCAGCACGCGCAAACGCCGGTCATCGGCATCCGCCTTGATGAGCAGCAGTTGCTGGTGTTGCCCGGCGTGTACCTGCGGCAGGATCGGCTGCTGTGCCGGCGAGGCCGCCAGGTTCAGCCATTGCAGCCAGCTGACGGCGTCGAGGGCGACCGGCTCGCGCCAGCCGAGTGGCTCCAGGGCCTGTTGCAGCGCCGCGGGTTCACCGGCGTATTGCAGGGTGAGGGGGTGGCTGTGGCGATGGCGCAGATCTTCCCGCTCCGCCGGCAGGGTGGCCCAGCCCTCCTGCCGCCAGAGGGCGGCGTCGATGTCGCGCAGTGCCGGTGCGCGGGCATGCGCGGCCAGATCGGTCGCGTAATGTGCGCTGCGGTACCACAGGCCGGCGGCAAGCAGGCAACCCAGCGCGACCAGCAGCAGCGGCCGCGCCGCCGGCCGGCCGCTGCCGTGGCGCAGCCAGGCGATGCCGAGCAGCGTGGCCCACAGCAGTCCCAGCGACAGGCCGAGGATCACCTCGGACAGCCGCTGGCTGGCGAGGTAGAGCTGGGCAAAGGCGATGCCGGTGAGCAGCAGGGCGGTACCGCCATACACCAGCCAGCGCCAGCGCTCACTGGCCTCGCGTGCCAGCAATACGGCGAGGAAGCCATACACGGCGGCGGCCAGTGCCAGCGACGGGGCCGCCGTGGTGTGGTCCTGCAGCCACCGTTGCAGCAGGGCAAACAGGCCGGCAAAGGCGGCCGCAGCCAGCCAGTGGAGCGCGGCCTGCCAGTGGTGCCGCGCCAGCAGCCACAGCATAACGCCGCCGATCAGCGGCAGCAGGGTGGCCAGTTTGCCCAGGGCCGCGAGGGGCAGCAGCAGTCGATTCGCCCAGGGCGTGTGCAGCGCGGCCAGGCCATCGCGTACGGTGGCATCCAGATCGGGCAGGGCCGTGCCGCCGAGGGCTTGCAGGGTCCACAGCAGGGTGATGCCGGCCAGGAGCAGCAACAGGCCGAGCAGGCTCAGACCGCGCGCCTCGGGGTGATCCGGATCGAGCAGGGCGGCCGGCAGGTGGCCGAGACGGGGGTGGCGGGCGGACCAGTCCAGCCCGTAGCGCAACACGCGGTAGGCGTGGCGATGCCACAGGCCGAACAACCGGCGTGTCAGCCACAGCGCCAGCAGCAGCAACATCAGCAGGGTGCCGAGCAGCAGCGCCAGCCGTGTCGCCACCTCGGCGGCGAGGCCGAGCGAGGCGGCGAACACCATGCCGGGCAGCACGTACACCGGCGCCCACAGCACGCCGGAGATCATGTTGACCACGGCGAAGCGCCGCACCGGCATTTCCAGCATGCCGGCCACCAACGGGATCACCGGCCGCAGCGGGCCGACGAAGCGGCCGAGCAGCACGCTCTTGCCGCCGTGGCGGTGGAAGAAATCGACGGCGCCGGCCATGAGTTCCGGGTGGCGGCGCAGCGGCCACATGACGCGGATGCGCTGGTGGTAGTGCCTGCCGAGCCAGAAGCTGATTCCGTCACCGGCGATGGCGCCGGCCGCGGCCCAGGCCAGCGTCGGCCAGAGTTCGAGCACGCCGGCGCCGATCAGCGCGCCGATGCCGAACATCAGCACTGCGCCGGGCAGGAACAACCCCACCACGGCCAGTGATTCGCCACAGGCGATGAGCAGCACGGCGACACCGGCCCACGCCGGGTGGGCGCGCAGCCAGTCGAGCACGATATCCAGCAGGCCGAAGTCCATGGCTTGATTCTAACGTGTTGCGGGGGGCGCCTGCGGCGGGCACACTGCCCGTTTGGACAGAGGTAGGGGGGCAAGGTACGAACTCGCTGTGCTCGTGATGTTTTGTAGCAAAACAACCGTGCGCGCAGCGCACACCGGCCTCGTATCCCGTACCTTGTCCCTCGTGCCTGTCCGTTTGGCGGAGGCGCGATGCCCATCCCGGCATCGGCAATCAAACAACATGATGAGAGGAGTCACAGCGTGAAACTGGAAACCATCGCCATCCACGGCGGCTATTCCCCCGAGCCCACCACCAAGGCGGTGGCGGTGCCCATCTACCAGACCACCTCCTACGCCTTCGACGACACCCAGCATGGCGCCGATCTGTTCGACCTCAAGGTGCCGGGCAACATCTACACCCGCATCATGAACCCCACCACTGCCGTGCTGGAGCAGCGCGTGGCGGAGATGGAAGGCGGTGTGGCGGCCCTGGCGGTGGCCTCCGGCATGGCGGCGATCACCTACACCGTGCAGGCGCTGTGCGAGGTGGGCGACAACATCGTCGCCACCACCCGCCTGTACGGCGGCACCTACAACCTGTTCGCCCACACCCTGCCGCGCATGGGTATCGAGGTGCGCTTCGCCGCCCACGACGACATCGACGGCCTGGCCGCGCTGATCGACGACAAGACCAAGCTGGTGTACTGCGAGTCCATCGGCAACCCGGCCGCCAACGTGGTGGACTTCGGCCGTCTCGCTGCCGCGGCGCACGCCAGGGGCGTGCCGCTGGTGGTGGACAACACCGTGCCCTCGCCCTATCTGTGCCGCCCCATCGAGCACGGCGCCGACATCGTGGTGCACGCCCTGACCAAATACATGGGCGGCCACGGCACCTCCATCGCCGGCATCATCGTCGACTCCGGCAGGTTCGACTGGAAGGCCAACGCCCAGCGCTTCCCCATGCTCAACACCCCGGACCCGTCCTACCACGGCGTGGTCTATACGGAAGCCTTCGGCCCGGCGGCCTTCATCGGCCGCTGCCGCGTGGTGCCGCTGCGCAACATGGGCGCCGCGCTGTCGCCGTTCAATGCCTTCCTGATCCTGCAGGGCATCGAGACCCTGGCCCTGCGCATGGAGCGTCATGGCGCCAACGCGCTCAAGGTGGCGCAGTTCCTCCAGGGCCATCCGCAGGTGAGCTGGGTCAACTATCCCGGTCTGCCCGACTCGCCCGACTACCCGCTGGTGCAGAAGTACATGCGCGACGGCAACGCCTCCGGCATCCTTTCCTTCGGCATCCAAGGCGGGCGCGAGGCGGGGGCGAAGTTCATCGACGCGCTCAAGCTCATCGTGCGCCTGGTGAACATCGGCGATGCCAAGTCGCTGGCCTGCCACCCGGCCACCACCACCCACCGCCAGCTCAACGACGCCGAACTGAAGTCGGCCGGCGTGACGCCCGACATGGTGCGCCTGTCCATCGGCATCGAGCACGTCGACGACATCATCGCCGACATCGAGCAGGCCCTGGCGGCGGCCCGGTAGGGCGTGCCACAGAAAGCAAAACGCCGCTGGTGACAGCGGCGTTTTGCTTTGCGGGAAGAGCAGACGCGTCTACTTGGTCAGACGCCCCAGCATCGCATCGATCTCGCGCTCGGCGGCGCACCAGTCATCCATTTCGGCGCCGCCGCCGAAGCCGCGGTGCAGGGCGCGGTAGTAGGCGGCCTCGCGGATCATGTGCTGGCGCATCTCTTCGCTGACCGTGACGGCCGCCGCCTTCTTGGCGCGCGGCTTGGGGTCGGCCGCCTTTTTCGGCGCCGTCTGCTTCGGGGCGGCCTTTTTCGCGGCAGCAGCCTTGGGCTTGGCTTCCGTGCTGGTGGATTTCCTGGATGGAGTGGTCGACTTTTTCTGCTCTGCCATGATGGTGCTCCCTGACCTGATATTAAGCGCGAACGTTATTTAACGTAGCTGACTTTTCGTATTGTGCTACGAAACCATGAAAGTGCAATGACAATTTTCTCCTGTGCAAGGCCGGGCCAGCGGCGCAGACGTGAAGGCACGCACGCCTTGTAGCGCATGGACGCGGCATAGTGGCATGAGGAGAACACGGGAATAAAATGCCGCCTCCCTGACTCCTAGCAACCAGGAAAGGAAGGGTTGCAGGCGCCGTTCTGCAGCCGTTCACAACAATAACCGAAGCAGGGGTCGCCGCGCGCCGGCGCGGCTGCACGAGGAGAAGCCACTATGAATTCCATGAATCACCACTGGTCCCGCCATGCCTGGCTGTTGCTGGTGGCCGCCGTATTGCTCGGCGGGACGGCCTGGGCGGACGACGAAATGCCGGGGCGTTCGCGCTATCCCACCGTGAAGCCGGTGGAGCTGGCGCAGCTGCAGGCCATGCGTCCCAACGTCATCATCGTCGATGCCCGTTCGCACTACGAGTACGAAACACTGCACATCAAAGGGGCGGTCAACGTCCCGCTGGGGGAACAGGGGTTTGTGGAGGGCGTCAAGGCGCTGCGGGCCGAATCCAGCCATCCCATCGTGTTCTACTGCAACGGCCGCACCTGCATGAAGTCCTACCAGGCGGCCCTGGAGGCGCAGAACAGCGGCATCGTCAATGTCTATGCCTATGACGCCGGCATCTTCGACTGGGTCAAGGCCTATCCCGACGACTCGGTGCTGCTGGGGCGCACGCCGGTGGATCCCGCCCGTCTGCTCGGCAAGGACAAGCTGCAGGCGCATACCCTGAAGCCGGCCGAGTTCGAAAAACGCATCGACGACAATGCGCTGATCCTCGATGTGCGGGACAAGTTCCAGCAGGAAGCCATCACCCTGTTCCCCATGCGCCAGCACTCGGTGCCGCTGGATAACAAGGCCTTGCAGAAATATGTCGATCAGGCGCGGCAGGAGGGCAAGACCCTGCTGATCTACGACGAGGCCGGGCATCAGGTGCGTTGGTTGCAGTATTACCTGGAGTCGGAAAAGGTGGCCTCGTACTATTTCCTGGCCGGGGGCGCCAAAGGCTATTTCGACCTGATGATGGGCGATATCGTCGGCCAGAACTCCCGACAGTAGCCTGCGCGGCGAAGGTCCGCTGCCTCAACGGCGACCCTGGCGGGCGGTGCGGGCAGGCGCTGGCCGGGGCAGTGTCAATCCGCCACGAAGGGGTTGCCGAGACGTTCGCGGCCGAAGGTGGACAGCGGGCCGTGGCCGGGGATGAAGGTGACGTCGTCGCCGAGGGGAAACAGCCGGGTGCGGATGGCGCGGATCAGGGCGTCGTGGTCGCCGCGCGGAAAATCGGTGCGGCCGATGGAACCCTTGAACAGCACATCGCCGACGAAGGCCAACTGCGCGGCGGGCTGATAAAACACCACGTGTCCCGGCGTGTGGCCGGGGCAGTGGATGACATCGAGCGACAGCGTGCCCACCTGCACCGTGTCGCCGTCGTTGAGCCAGCGATCAGGCAGAAACGCAGCCGTATCGGGAAAGCCGAACATCGCCGCCTGCTCCGGCAAGTTCTCCAGCCAGAAGCGATCTTCCTCCTGTGGCCCCTCCACCGGTATGCCCAGGCGGTCGGCCAGAAGGCGTGCGGCACCGACGTGATCGAGATGGCCATGGGTGAGCAGCAGCCTGGTCAGCGTCACGCCGGCCTGCCGTGCCGCGGCGAGCAGCCTTTCTTCATCGCCGCCCGGGTCGATGAGCGCACCCTCCATGGTCTGCTCGTCCCAGACGAGGGAGCAGTTCTGCTGGAAGGCGGTGACGGGGATGACCTTGTAGTTCATGAAGGCAGTCGCAAGTTTCAAGTTACAAGTGGCAAGCAAAAGACAAACCAGGCCTCTCTCTTGTCACTTGCAACTTGCCACTGTTCTACAGCGTGCGCAGCACCTTGCCTGCCGCTGCGATGGTGGCATCCAGGTCCGCCGTGGTGTGGGCGGCGGAGACGAAGCCGGCCTCGAAGGCGGAGGGGGCGAGGTAGACGCCTTCATTCAGCATGCCGTGGAAGAACAGCTTGAAGCGGTCGACGTTGCACTTCTGCACCGCCTGGCCGTAGCTGGTGATCTTTTCCTCCTCGGTGAAGAAGAGGCCGAACATGCCGCCGACGTGGTTCTCGCTCATGGGGATGCCGGCCTTTTTCGCCTCCGCCATGATGCCGTGGACCAGGTACTCGGTCTTCTGCGCCAGGTCTTCATAGAAGCCGGGCCGGGTGACGAGGTCGAGGTTGGCCAGGCCGGCGGCCATCGCCACCGGATTGCCGGACAGGGTGCCGGCCTGATAGACCGGGCCGAGGGGGGCGATCTTTTCCATGATCTCACGCTTGCCGCCGAAGGCGCCCACCGGCATGCCGCCGCCGACCACCTTGCCCAGGGTGGTGAGGTCGGGTTTGATGCCGTAATGACCCTGGGCGCCGCCGAGGGCGACGCGGAAACCGGTCATCACCTCGTCGAAGATCAGCACCGCGCCGTACTCGTCGCACACCGCGCGCAGGGTTTCGAGGAAGCCGGGCACCGGCGGGATGCAGTTCATGTTGCCGGCCACCGGCTCGACGATGATGCAGGCGATGTGAAAGCCGTCGGTCCTGAAGGCGGCCTTTACCGCCGCGGCGTCGTTGTAGGGCAGGGTAATGGTGTGTTCGGCCAGCGACGCCGGCACGCCGGGGCTGCTCGGCACGCCCAGGGTCAGCATGCCGGAGCCGGCCTTCACCAGCAGGGAGTCGGAGTGACCGTGGTAGCAACCCTCGAACTTCACGATCTTGTCGCGATTGGTGTAGCCGCGCGCCAGGCGGATGGCGCTCATGGTCGCTTCGGTGCCGCTGGAGACCATGCGCACCATGTCCATGGACGGCACCAGTGCGCACAGGCGGTCGGCCATCAGCGTCTCGCTCACCGTCGGCGCGCCGAAGGACAGGCCCTTGGCCGCGGCCTGTTGCACCGCTTCGATCACCTTGGGATGGGCATGGCCGACGATGGCCGGCCCCCAGGAGGCGACGTAGTCGATGTACTTCTTGCCGCTCTCCGACCACAGATAGGCGCCCTCGCCGCGCTGGAAGAAGATCGGCTCGCCGCCGACGCCCTTGAAGGCGCGCACCGGGGAGTTGACGCCGCCGGGGATGTGCTTCTGGGCGGCGGCGAAGAGTTCGTGCGAGTGGGGCATGGTGATACCTTTCCTAACGAGTAAAAAACAGTTCAACGCAAAGATGCGAAGGTCGCCAAGGGACGCCGCTTTTTTGTGGAAGCGCGGTTATACCGGGCGATGACGACACCTGGACAGCCCATGCCGCCTGATAAATCGGGCTCCCACAACGCAACATATCTTTGCGCCCTTGGTGTCCTTTGCGTCTTTGCGTTTAAGCCTTATTCGAACAGGCGGGACAGGCGCATTGCGGCGGCGCGAACATCACGCTGGCCGAATACATCGGAGATCACGGCGAGCAGGTCGGCACCGGCCGCGACCAGCCGCGCGCCATTGTCGGCGTTGATGCCGCCGATGGCAACCACCGGCACCCGGAGCCGCCCCTTGGCCTGGCGCAGCAGGTCGCATTCGGCGCGTACCGCGCCGGGCTTGACCGTGGATGGGAAAAAGCTGCCGAAGGCCACATAATCGGCGCCGGCAGCCTCTGCCGCGACGGCACGTTCCAGCTCGTTGTAGCAGGAGACGCCGATGATGGCGGCGGGACCGAGGGCGGCGCGGGCGCTGGCGATGTCGCCGTCGTCGCGGCCGAGGTGGACTCCGGCGGCGCCCACCGCAGCCGCCAGGGCCACGTCGTCGTTGATGATCAACGGCACGCCCAGCGGCCGGCACAGATGGACCAGGTCCTGGGCCTCCCAGCGGCGCTTGTCCGCATCACTGCCCTTGTCCCGGTATTGCACCATGACGGCGCCGCCGGCGATCGCGGCGGCCACCGCCGGGACCAGCCTTTCATCCGGGATGAGGCCGCTGTCGGTGAGGACATAGAGTCCGTGCGGGATATTTTTCATGGGCGCGAGAGTTCACGGCGTGGCGGTCGGGCGGGACAGCATAAAACATCCGCTCCGGACAGGCACCCTGTACGGGGCGGGCAGCCGTCGCAGCCAGTGCTTGAACAGCGCACGAACTCCCGACTACCCTTGCTGACATGAGTCCGGCCACCCTTCGCCTCTGTACCGCCCTGATCGGCCTGCTGTTGCTGGCCGGGACGCCCGCCTGGGCGGTGGGCGAACCGCCGTTGCACCAGGCCGGCGAACGGCTCGATTACCGCATCTCCTATCGCGGCGTGTTTACCGCCTATGTCTGGAAGGACCTGGCGGACATGGCGCTGTATGCCTTTCCCGGCCGCGAGCGGTTCAACGGCGCGCCCATCTGCCGGGCCACCATGACGGTGGATACGCGCAATTACGGTTTTGCCGAGTTTTCCTACCCGGTGCGCCTGCGCTACGACGCCCTGGCGGCGCCGGACCTGTCGTTCACCCATCTGGTCAGCGATCACGACGACGGTGTGGAAAACATCCATAACGTCATGTGGTTCGACTGGGAACACGAGCGCATCAAGTATTACCGCAAGCGCCTGTACGTGCCGGCCGAGCCGCGCCAGGTCGGGCCACGGTTCAGCTGGGAGACGGATGAGCACCGCTGGGAGGCCGATGGCAAGGAGCGGTTGCCGGCGTTTCTGACCGACTATGCGCCGGTCGGCGACGGGCTGAGTTATCTGATTCATGACCATACCCGACGGCGTATCAGGGAGGGTGCGGCGATGGACCCGCTCACCATGCTTTATGCACTGCGTACCTATGACTACGACGTACGTCCGGAACGCGAAATCGCTGTGGTGCACAAAGAGCAGATTGGCCGTTACGTGGTGCGGCTGCTCGGGCGGGAGACGATGCAGGCCAATGGGCAGACACAGGAGGTGTTGCATGTGCGTGTCAGGAAACACGATGCCGCCGTGGGCGCGCCGGGGCAGTTGGATGTGTGGCTGGCCGACGACCAGCAGCGCGTCATCACCCGCTTCGACATCGAGGCCAAGGTGGGGCTGATTCGTGTCGATCAGGTCGGCCGGCAGGGTTCCACCATGCTCGGCGGCTGTGTCGACGGCACGCCGCTGCAGTGGGCGTCACGCTGAAACCGTAAGCGGGTTGCCGATAGACAGCGGCCGGGACTTCGCTAGAATAGCCCGCTTCCGCTTGAATGGCGTCCCGCCTTTCTTTCATTCTTGCTCAAGCATACGCAGAGGTATCTCCATGGCTTTTTCCGTTCAGGTCGAGAACATCAAGTGTGGCGGCTGTGCCAACACGATCCGCAAGCGCGTGACCGAGATTGACGGCGTAAACGGCGCCGAAGTGGTGGTGGAGCAGGGGCTGGTGAACGTGGAAGCCGACGAAGCTTTGCGCCCGGCGGTGGTGGCGGCGCTGGCCAAGGCGGGTTATCCCGAAGCCGGTTCGGTGCAGGGTATGGCCTCGATCAAGGCCAAGGCCACTTCCTTCGTGTCCTGCGCCATCGGGCGCATGGACGATTAAGACCAGGTACGAGGATCAAGGTACAGGATACGAGGAAGGTGTGCGCTGCGCGCACGGTTGTTTGAGTCCAGAAACACTACGAGCGTGGCGAGTTCATTCCCTCGCATCTCGTCGCTTGTCCCTCGTACCGCTGTTCTTCATTCCTCTTCCGCCCGCGCCCAGAACAGCCGGTTGGGCAGCAACTGCCCCATGCCGATGCGGTAGCCGTTTTTCAGCGCCTCCCAGGTGTATTCCTGCGCCTCGTGGATGGCGCTGAAGGGCTCCAGCCCCTGGCCGAGCAGACCGGCGATGCTGGAGGCGAGGGTGCAGCCGGAGCCGTGGTAGCTGTGCGGCAGGCGCTCCCAGGTGAAGGTTTCCAGCTTGCGCATGTTGCCGTACAGCACGTTGTCCACGGTGGCGGTGTTCTCGTGGGTGCCGGTGATCAGCACCAGCTCGCAGCCGGCGGCGAGCAGTTCCTGACCGCAGGCATCCAGGGTGTCGGCCTCGGGGGCGAGGCGGCGCGCCTCCTGGCTGTTGGGGGTGAGCACGGTGGTCTGCGGCAAGAGCAGCTCCGTCATCGCATCAATCAATTCCGCATCGGCCAGTTCGCCGCCGCCGCCGGCGCGCAGGATCGGGTCGGTCACCACCGGGATGTCCGGGTAGTCGCTCAGGATGGTGTGGATCGCCTCGACGTTCTCCACGCTGCCCAGCATCCCCAGCTTGAAGCAGGCCACCGGCATGTCTTCCAGCACGGCACGCGCCTGCTCGATCACCAGCAGTGCCGACACCGGCTCGAAGCGGATTACGTTGCGCGTGTCTTGCACGGTGAGCGCGGTGATCACCGGCGCCGCCTGGCAGCCCATGGAGGCGATGGCCTCGATGTCGGCCTGGATGCCGGCGCCGCCGGTGGGGTCGTTGCCGGCGAAGGTCAGCACCACCGGGATGTCGTACTGGGTCATGTCTGTCCCCGATTCCTTGTAAAGTCAAAGGCGCTCAACGCAAAGGCGCAAAGTACGCAGAGGCCGCAAAGATTTTTTGTGGAGCCTGATTTATCGCGCGCCAGGCCGGTCCAGGTGTCGCTAGCGCCCGGCGTAGCCGGGCTCCCACAATGTAAAGCGCAAATCCCCCTTTGCGTTGAGTTTCTTTTCTAAGGAAGGTCTGAATAAGTCCATCCTGGACTTTTCAGGTCGCTCCCGCCCCTCCCTGGGCTGCGCGACATAAGTCCATCCGTGGACAAAATGGCGGCACATCCCTGTGCCGCGGAAGCTCTGAACTTATTCAGAGCTTCCCTAAAGCGTCCCCGCCAGACGCGCGATGTGGGTGGTCTGGGCGGAGAGTTCCAGCGAGCAGGTCCACTTGTAGGCCAGGTTGAGCGTTTCGGCGCAGGCGTAGACGCCGTGGCCGCGCACCACCGTGATCGGGTATTCGGCCAGCACCTCCGCCACCTTGTGCGGCGCCTCGGCGACGTAGTGGCTGTAGGGGATGGTGATCACCGGCACGCGCGGGAAGTAGAGCTGGCCCTCGAAGTCCGGCGGCAGGTAGTCCTGCCCGTTCAGGGTCAGGGCGACGGTGTGGGCGCCGTGGCTGTGCAGCACCGCGCGGGCCTTGGGATTGCGCTGGTAGACCTGGATGTGCAGCGGGGCATCGAGGGAGGCGCGCTCGCCCAAAGTGCCATCGATGTGGCAGCGCACCAGGTGGTCCGGCTCCAGCAGGTCGGCGCAGCAGCCGGTGGGGGTGACCCACACGGTATCGCCGTCGCGCACCGAGGCGTTACCGCTGTGGGAGTCGTTGATGCCGTACTGGCGCAGCCAGCGGTAGTGG is a window encoding:
- a CDS encoding class II aldolase/adducin family protein; translated protein: MENLKADLVRHYRWLRQYGINDSHSGNASVRDGDTVWVTPTGCCADLLEPDHLVRCHIDGTLGERASLDAPLHIQVYQRNPKARAVLHSHGAHTVALTLNGQDYLPPDFEGQLYFPRVPVITIPYSHYVAEAPHKVAEVLAEYPITVVRGHGVYACAETLNLAYKWTCSLELSAQTTHIARLAGTL